The genomic stretch AAGTTTTGGAGCGGGATTTCCTGCCAAAGAAGGAAATATTTCAAACAACATGATAAAATGGCTGGAGGACATCAACTTAGAAGCTTCACCCTATGCCATCACTGAATCCATCACAGCGCTTCGTGATCTGGATCTTCGTCCGGAGCTGTCAAAGATCACTGTTCCCGTAGCCATATTCCATGGCATATACGACAAAAACTGCTCCTTTGCCTTGGCTGAGGAATTGCATAAAGGCATCAAAGACTCCTACATCATCAGGTTTGAAAAAAGCGGCCATACACTCTTCATCGAAGAGATGGAAAAGTTCAATACTGAGCTGGAAAAATTCGCCTCAAAATAATAAAACTCCTAAGCCAATGCCACTCCCCAGTGCATTGGCTTTTTTTAATCCCTAATTCGACACACTTAGCCTCTTGGTATTAAAGCAGTCCCCTAAGACATCGGTTGCAGCATATTAAGTTTCTGAGATGAAATCGACACGAACCAAGTTAGAGACAAAAAGATAAATTAAAAACAGATGAAAATACATCACTTACGAAATGCCACTTTGATCATCGAAGTAGGAGACCAAGTCATTTTGGTTGACCCTATGCTTGGCAAAAAAGGGGAATCAAGTCCATCTTTCACATTCTTTCGATTTAAACCACAGCGGAATCCCATAGTGAATCTGCCTGATAATGCTGCAGCGCTATTGAGTAAGGTAACACATTGCCTCATTACTCATTTGCACCCGGATCATATCGACCAATCCGGAGTAGAATTTTTGAAGGCTAACCAAACTCCGGTAACCTGTAGTGCGAAAGATGAAACCAAGCTGAAAAGCAAAGGAATAAAGATTGCCCAAACAGTAAATTATTGGGAAGAAATTGATTTTCTGGGTGGCAGGATACAAGGTATACCTGCGGTTCATGGGTATGGATTTGCCGCTAAGCTTATGGGTGATGTAATGGGATTTTTCATAAGCTTTCCAAACGAAAAATCTATTTACTTAAGTTCTGACACCATTTATACAGAGGCAGTACACAAGGTATTGACAGAATTTAAGCCGGATATATCGGTCGTGGCTTGTGGTACAGCCCAATTAGACCTTTTTCAGCCCTTATTGATGAGAACAGAAGATATACTGAAATTTGCACATAATGCACCTGGAAAAGTAATAGCCAATCATATGGAAGCTGTAAACCACTGCCCTACTTCGCGTCATCAGCTATCTGAACTATTACATAAATCCAATTTGCTAAGCAAAGTTCACATTCCCGAAGACGGGGAAGAAAAAGTTTATTAAGCAGTCAATATATTGCCAAACTATTTAGCTCAAAAATTTGATGCGGTTGTATTGCCATCACAGTAATATAGCTATTTCACATGTGGATAGTAACCATATTTCTTTCAATGACAGTCATGGTAAAACAGCTATGATTGAAACAAATGTTTCTCTTAGTCAAAAATTATTAAATATGTACTATTATAAACTAAGTCTCATATTAGCCTTTCTCCTTTATTCCTTTCACAGTTTAAGTCAAACTATTGATCAGCGGCTGAAGGAGCTGGAATTAACTCTACCAGAAGTAGAGACTCCTGTCGCGACATATCTGAAATGGAAACAGGTGGATAACCTGCTTTACATATCTGGAACCGGCAGTGACATTTTTGGTAAAGTTGGTTCAGATCTGACAGTAGACGAAGGCTATCAAGCAGCCAGGAGTGCTGGATTACAAATTATAGCAGTGCTTCAAGCCTCCACTGGTGATCTAACTAAAATTAATCAGTTTGTAAAAGTTCTCGGAATGGTAAATTCTGATCCAGGCTTTTCCGAACAGTCCATGGTAATCAATGGGTTTTCAGATTTGATTGTAGAAGTATTCGGAGATAAAGGAAAGCATACACGCTCAGCAATCGGTGTTGCAGCTTTACCCAACAATATAGCAGTAGAGATCGAAGTAATTGTAGAACTAAAAAAACAATAAAATAAGACCAGGTTTATATGATTTTCCCGAAACTCTCCATATCATATCCTTGCAGCACTACATCCAACTTTTCCTTCCTTCTCTTATTGGCTTCAGCTTCTTCCATGATTAAGATCAGCTTCAGCAGCTTCATTCTTAACCCCCTGTCTCTTAGGTCCAATCCATTTTGGCTGAGTGATTCTTCTATGAAATCCTTAGCATTGAAAGGGTGGACAGCTTCACCTCTAAAGGCAGCATCAGCAGGATGAACCACCTCATTATACATATTCATCAATACAACACCATTGTCAGCCTTCTTCAGCATATCCAGAGCATTCTCTATTACTTTCTTCAGTTTCATAAAAAGGGGTAATTTAACCTCAAAATTGACAAATATTAATACACGAAAACATCATGATTCTATACCGGGAAAGGCACATTAAATAATAATCAAAAATGACACCCAAAATGAAACAAATTTAACCAATGCCCCAAGATTGAAATCAGCACCAAAACGAGAGAAGGGAACTATAGACTTCCTTATTTCTTCATAAGAAGGCATATTCCAATAACTTGAGAAAGGTCATGAAAAATGTGGTAATATATTTTCTCCAATTTCTTCTATCACTTCCTCCGCTGGTCTTGAACCATATTTTAAATTTAAGATTACGTGATTAACACCATATGATTCTAACAATCTCAAATGCGTATATAAATATTCCGTCCCCGATTTTATCCCCAAATGGATTGGGGTTGGTCTTGCCTTAGGATCTTTCGTTAAATCAACGTACAACGATTGCATAAATGGTTTCCAATCTGAATTAATCCCTTTTAATGCATCTCGCCATTGTTGCATTACAATAGGAAGTGTTTTGAAATCTCTTGGATAATACAACCAACCATCTGAATGTTCAGCAATCCATTCCAAGGATTGTCCAGAATGCCCAGTTATTAACATTGGCGTTTTTTTGTAATACTTCGGCACGAGATCTATGGCTCCATTGGTTTTGCCATAATATTTTGAAGAGTAGGCTGGGAAATCACCTTGCAATGCTTTGATATAAAAATAGCTATCTCTGAAAAGTTCGGACTTATCCGCTAAATTTTGATTGAATGCAGGATATTCTATGGGCCGATCACCTGAAGCTACACCTAAAACCAATCGTTCATTTGATAGGATTTGAAGGCTATTAATTGATTTTGCAGTATGAACTGGATGACGTAACGGTAAAATTATACTTGCCGAGCCTAAAGCAATCTTACTTGTATGGTTCATAATATGTGTCATATAAATCCAAGGGTCATACAATTGCCCAGCATCACCAAATGATGGGTCATTGAACGGAACATCTCTAAACCAAAGTGCTTTAAAACCTAATTCCTCTACTCGTTTGGCAAGTTTTTCTTGGTTTTCCATTTTCGCAACTGAACCACTGTATGCCTCAATAGGAAATATAAGACCTAATGTCAACTTACCTTTGTTTGCTATCTTCTTAAGAGTGCTCATTATCTGTTTATTTTTTTGTCTCAGAAATTATTTTTAAAATTTCACCATTGTTATATTCGACATTCTGGGCATTAGGAGAAGCATCTTTATCGATGTTTAATACTTTCCGTTGCTACCTTCATACTTTTCTGGAATAGTTAAATAGTATGAAAAATCAGCGAGTAACAAACTTTTCATTTTCAAGCCCTATTGACTGGAACAACAAAATAAACTTTTCAACAAACAAGTAGAAAATCCTGCAAAAGAGGCAATCAAGTCAATCTTTGATTAAAAATTGACTTGATTGCTTTTTGAAATAGTCAATTCGTTATATCTGGATTCATATAGTTTCGGTCAAGCCAGCTAACTATCTCCATCCAGCTTTCACGGGGAATTACTGAATGTGTAGTATTTTCCATGACCAAAAACTCCTTTTTGTCACCGGGTATCAAGTCATATAATTCTTTTACTTTTTCTACCGTAAATAACTCGTCCTTGTCCCCTACTCCAACCAAAACCGGGATATTCATATCTTTGGGTAGCCTAAGCTTATCTTCGTCAACCATCATGAGGAACCTTGGAGTATAACTCATTGTAAATAGGCTATCTTGGGTCACTGTCATTCCCTCTCTATAGTAATCAACAGATTGATGAGATGGGCGAAACACCGCATTTGCCAAAAATTTTACTTTGTCCATGAAGGAAGGTGGCTTTGATAATCCTTCCCTGCCTTCGTAGGCACCGGAAAGTAACACTACCCCCGACATCTCTTCAGGAATTTCATTTGCCAAATAAAAGGTAGCTGCAACCCCCATGCTGTGCCCCAGGACAACTACTTCAGAAAACCCCAACTCTTTTATATAGGCAACCGTCTCTGCCATGTCAGTAATCCATCTCCCCATTCCAGGTGAATCTCCTCTGTTCCCACCTGACAATCCATGACCTCTATAATCCAAACCAAAAGTGGTATATCCGCTTTCGGAGAATGGTTTTCCTGCCATTTCATATGCACCGCTATGTGCTGTAATACCATGAAGAATCAGTATTGCTATTTCCTTTTTGTCTGAAAACAAACTGTCTGGATTCCATCGTCGCAGAAATAATGTTTCTCCATCATTGGTCTGAATCAAATGGTGTGGTTCTTTAAAATTATTCCTTAAAACAGTTGCCCTTTCTTCGGATATACCTACATGCTGGGCACGGGAAGGAACTGGATAATACACTAAAATTAGTGCTATCCCTACGAAGGCAACTACTACGCTAAACAGAAATCTTAAGATTTTTATAATTTTCATTTTTATGTTTTGTTTCCTCCTTAAAAGATGTAATCCTTAAGCAGGAGCTTTTCCGATAAGATTTTTTTAATCTATCCAAAGAGATTTAATGTTGACGAATTCGCGGATCCCATACCCGGAAAGTTCCCTTCCATACCCGCTATTCTTAATTCCACCGAAGGGCAACCTAGGATCTGAAGTCACCAATTTATTTACAAAGCAACTCCCGGCTTCAAGCTGCAACGCCACTTTTTCACCGCGTTCCCTATCTGATGTGATCACTCCCGATCCTAAACCAAATTGAGAATTATTGGCAAGTGCAATGGCTTCATCTTCATCGGTTGCCCGGATTAAAGAGGCTACCGAACCAAAAAGTTCGTTGTCAAAAGCTTCCATTCCAGGTTTCACATCTACTAAGATGGTAGCGGGGTAGTAAGCTCCCCTTCCTTCGGGGATTTTCCCTCCAAGTATAAGGCGGCCACCTTGCGCTATGGTTTTTGTGACTTGTTCGTGAATTTCATCGCGCAAATCTAACCTTGCCATAGGACCATAATAGGTAGATTCGTCCATAGGATCCCCCATTTTTGCTTGGCGCATCTTTTTGACAAAGCGTTCAAGGAAACTATCATAAATAGCATCGAGGACTACAAAACGTTTGGCCGCAATACAGGTTTGCCCGTTGTTCTGTAATCTTCCGAATGTAGCCAGATCGGTCGCTTCTTCGAGGTCCGCATCATCCAAAACAATATAGGCATCGCTCCCACCAAGTTCTAAAACGGTTTTCTTCAAATTGGCTCCGGCAACAGTTGCAACCGAGCGTCCTGCAGGATCGCTTCCTGTAAGCGTAACCGCTACGATATTCTTATCTTCTATGACATCTTTTACATTGCCTGCATTTATATTCAGATTGGTAAATATGCCTTCGGGAAATCCCGCTTTCCTGAAAGCATCTTCCAGAGCAAATGCACTTCCCTGCACATTGGAGGCATGTTTTAACACTCCAGTATTTCCTGCCATTAAAGCAGGTGCAGCAAAACGAACCACTTGGTAAAACGGGAAATTCCACGGCATTACAGCCAGAATGACTCCCATGGGTTGAAAAGTAACATAACTCTTGTGCGCTTCGGTGTCCACTATCTCCTTTCCAAGTAAACTTTCCGAATTATCCGCATAGAACCGGCATACCCAGGCACATTTTTCTATTTCCTTTCTAGCCTGTCCAATCGTTTTACCCATTTCTGTAGTAGTCAATTGGGCGTATTCCTCTTTGCCTGAATCGAACAAGTCGGCAAGCGCATACATTAGCTTAGAACGTTCCGCAAAGCTGGTTTCCTTCCAGGAAATATAAGCTTCCTTAGCCAAAGCGATCTTTTCTTTAGCTTTGGAAATAGCTATCCTTTCGTATTCGGCCACAGTTTCCCCGTTTACAGGGTTAATCGTCATTGCTTTACTCATGATCATGTTTTTTTAGGTTCACTGGAATATTCCTTAATCAATACATTTAAAATTTCATGGTTAAGAGAGTAATCGACAGCTAAATCGATAAGCTGTACCCCTTTGGCACTCAAAGCATGTTTCAGTACTTGTCGAAACTCATCTACTGATTCCGGCCGATATCCTTTTGCCCCGAAACTTTCGGCATATTTTACAAAGTCCGGATTGCCGTAATCCAAACCATAATTTACAAATCCGAGATCCTGTTGCTTCCATTGTATCATTCCATAGGCATTGTCATTTAGGATAATGACTACCAAATCTAGTTGCAGGCGTATAGCGGTTTCCAATTCCTGAGAATTCATCATAAAACCTCCATCTCCGTTAACGGATATTACTTTTTTATCAGGATCCAACATTTTTGCCATCATCGCTGAGGGAAGGCCTGCCCCCATCGTAGCCAATGCATTATCGAGTAGCAAGCTGTTTTGTACATAGGCTGGATAGTTACGTGCAAACCATATCTTGTACATTCCATTATCTAAAGTTATAATCCCGTCGTCAGGGAGAGTATTTCTGACAATATTCACCACACGCTGGGGTAAAACCGGAAAACGATTGTCGTTTCCGTACTTTGCCAAGTGCGTCATAACGTTTTCTTTTATTTTCAGAAAAAAATCGGTGTTCCAGCTATTGGCATTGGGCTTTAAAGCTTCGGTCAATTCCAAAACACTGTTTGCAATATCTCCGATAACATTCAATTGGGGAAAATAGACTTCGTCTATCTCGGCAGGAAAAAAATTGAGATGGATAACCTTACGTTTGTCCTCTTTCCGCATGAAAAAAGGTGGCTTTTCAATAGTATCGTGGCCTACGTTGATTATCAGGTCAGATTCGTTAATCGCATCATGCAAAAAGTCGTAATTGGACAATGCAGCTGTTCCCAAGTATAATTGATGGCGTTCATCTATGATCCCTTTTCCCATTTGTGTGTTGAAAAAAGGAATACCTATAGAATCAACAAAAGCTGACAATGCCATACTGGCTCTTTTCCTATTGGCTCCTGCCCCTATGAGCAAGAGAGGTTTGCTGGCTTCTTTGATCAGTTCTGCTGCCTGTTCAATTGCATCTTTCCCTGCATATGGAATTTTCCAATCTACCACATCAAATATCCTCGGATTATCCACCTCTTCGGCAGCTATATCCTCTGGCAGTTCGATATGTGTCGCTCCCGGCCTTTCTTCCTGTGCCAGCCGAAATGCCTCTCTGACTATAGAAGGGATATGTGAGCTATGGGTGACCTGTTTGGTGTACTTGGTAAGCGAGTGCATCATTTTGACCACATCGATGATCTGAAATTTCCCCTGTTTACTCTTTTTGATTGGCTTCTGCCCTGTAATAATAACAAGTGGCATAGCACCTAATTGAGCATAAGCTGCCGGGGTCACCAGATTGGTTGCCCCCGGCCCTAGGGTAGAGAGACAAACTCCCGCTTTGCCTGTTAACCTACCGTAAGTCGAAGCCATGAATCCCGCTCCCTGCTCATGCCGGTTAAGAATCAACTCTATTTTCTCTGATTTCCTGATAGATTCAAGCAAATCAAGGTTTTCTTCACCAGGCAGTCCAAAAACATACTCCACACCTTCATTCTCTAAGGCCTTAATAAATAAATCTGATGCTTTCATCTTTTTATGTTTTGTTTTTTATTGCCAATGGATTCTAGCAAATACTATAATCATCCCTGTGTGTGGCTTCTGACACGTTGAAATTTATATGTTTATAATAGTTCTTCGAGGTCAAATCCCTTATCACATAGTGGCTTCTTTCTATTTAAAACATGGATTGAAATTCATAAGCCATTAAAAGAAAAAGCTATTGCATAAATTTCCAACGCATATTATTTAGAAACATTCAATGTTCAATTTCTATTGCTATTTTTCCATAGAAGTTATCATCACCAGCTTTTGTTTCCAAAAGTTTATGTGCTTCGCCAATATCTGACAAGGAAAACACTTTGGTTAATATAGGTTTTAGTTTTTTGCTTTCTACAAGTTTAGTCAGCTCATTTAGTTTATTTCTATTCTGCCTCGTAAAAACAAAATGATAGGTTGCATTTTTCCCCCAAGCTTCAATAAGGTTTTGCGGCTTATCTATATCAACTATTGTAACAACCTGCCCTAACTGGCCAAGTACTTTGCCACTATCAGACAGCGTGTCACCACCGATAGTATCAATTATCACATCTACTCCTTTATTATTTATTAATTGATTAATTATTTGGATGTAGTCTTCATTTTTGTAGTCTATGACAAAATCAGCTCCTAACTCAAGAAGAAACGAGTGGTGGACTTTTCTCGCTGTTGTAAATACAGTTGCTCCCATCGCTTTAGCAATTTGAATAGTCGGTATTCCTACTCCACCTGCACCTCCGTGAATCAATATTGTCTGATTAATTTTAAGCTGTGCCCTTGTAACAAGCATTTCCCAAGCAGTACCAGCAGCTAATGGAAGCGTCGCAGCCTCTAAATGACTTATATTTTTAGGTTTTAGACCAATGATTGATTCATGGGCACAGTGATATTGTGCATAACTTCCATGACCATTAAAAATTTCAGGAGAATAATAGACTTCATCACCGACTTTAAAATTCTCAACCCCTGGGCCAATTTCCACAATCACGCCTGAGATATCATGCCCTGTAATAACCGGTAAGGTTAATTCATTTTTATAATCTCCACGACGGACTTGATAATCCAAAGGATTGACGGAAGAGGCAAGAACCTTTACTAAAACTTCTTGAATCTTTGGTTTTGGTGTAGGCACTTCTGTAATTTTAAAACTATCAAAAGACCCGAATTCATTTAATATTGCTGCTTTCATTATATTTAAGTTTATAAACATCTATTTTTTTGTTACTATTTCATTTGCCCAATAATCCAATCGGTCACATCTTGGAGAACTAAAGGGGCTATCGTCTGTTCAATGACTGAATATTCCATTGGTGAGCCCGTGGCAGACTCTTGAAAGAGATGATTCAAACCTTCATACTCTTTAACAGTGACCCTATTGTTACCTCCTCTCTTCAAAGCATCTTTAATCGCAGATAGATTTTCCTTTGGAGGAACCTGGAGGTCTTTTTCTCCATTAATTGCCAACACCTCACATGTTACCTTTTCAAGAGCCTCAGATGGGTCATATCGCAAAAAATAGGTTACCCAAGGAGATGTAAATAGATTTACCTGTGCAGAGATAAATTCCTCTTTTGTCATTCCTTCAGGAATATTGTTTGCAGAATCATCATTTAGAGATTCCTCCAACGTCCTTCTAAGGATAGACTTTAAGTCTAAATCATCTCCAGTGCTCACTATTACATCAAAAATCTTGGAATTTGTTTGTAGTAAATTTTCAATTTCAGCTTCAGAGGCCCCCATAACTCTTTCGATAAGTTCTTCCTGAAGCAGCAACAATTTATCTCCACGAATTCCAGATCCGGCCATTAAAACAATAAAACCAACATCGGCTGATTCCGCGGCAACCATTGGCGCTATCAACCCTCCTTCACTATGACCTATTAGTCCAATGTTAGTTGTATCAACTTCATTTCTGGATTTCAAAAAGGCAATTGCACTTGCAACATCGCCGGCAAAATCAGCAGTGGTAGCCGAGCTAAAATCACCCGTGGATTCTCCGAATCCCCTATCATCAAACCTTAAAACAGCGATTCCATTTCTAGTCAAATAATCAGATAATACCAGAAAAGGCTTGTGCCCCATTAGTTCCTCATCCCTGTTTTGTGGGCCGCTTCCCGAAATTAGAATAACGGCAGGAAAACTCCCTTTATCGGGAGGAAATGTAAGAGTCCCTGCAAGTTTAATTTTAGCTTGGGGGTTTTCAAAGGTTACATTTTCTGAAATGTAAGGATATGGTTTTGTAGGCTCCTGAGGACGTGGCGCTACATTTTCTTCAATTAACTGTTTTGAAAGGTTAAGCGGAAAGTCCTGATTGTTTTGCTTAAATGTTCCAACCATCAAACTATCATCCTTATGAACACCTTCATATGTAATACCTGCCATTGGAACCTCAAAAACAATAAATGATTCATTGAGTGTTGTGGTAACCGGTATATCTTTTACACCTTGATCGGGGCTGTCCATAGTAGTTCTATAGCCATTCTCATCTTCAGAAACGTTAAAAGAAACAGTCAAGCGAGTTCCATGAATAGTAAGCTTCCCACTCCATTTACCCGCTATATCTTGAGCTGTTAGCGATTGAGTTGATAATAAAACCATCAACGCTATTATAAGTTTATGCATAATTGGTTCTTTTGATAATTGATACATCCTATACTTCTTAATCCTCCTAAAACCTATGTGAGATTCCAACACCTAAAATTCCAATTCCATAGTACGTTCTATCGTACTTCAAACCTAACTCAGTCCCGGAAACTATTTTATTATATCGCTTCACGGATCTATCTAAGAGAATATTTGATCTAATGTTAAAGAAGGCTGAAACTAATCCCGCAGTACCTAATGCAGCCCAATAGGAATCACTATCCCGTTTATCCGGCCTAAATAAAACATACAATGATAAACCGGAGGTAATTAAGCCAATGACCTTAGCTGTTTTCATTGAGTTCTTAAACTTATTGAAATCCCTAGTAACCTCTGAATCATTTACCTGAATTAAAGGGATTTGCAACCCATACGGACTTTCAAAAGTTTGGCCATTATAGATATACTTAGTACTAAACACTCCTCTTTTTACTTCAATGGAATGAAAATCCTTATCGGATTGGGCGAATGAATCAAAATGGAATCCTATAATAAATAAGATCAATATATTAAACTTCATAATTAATTTGATAGCTAATTTTATCTTCTACTTTAACTCTGTAAGAAAATCTATTTAAGCTTATTCTTTCTAAGATATGGAAACTATATTTTATAAAACATTGACTTATGCTGTCAATATGTTAGATTCGACATAAAATCTCTGATCTTATTTATGATTTCATCCCCATCTTCTTCCAGAGCAAAATGTCCTGTATCGTAAATATTATAGTCAATGTTTTTTACATCTTTTTTAAATGCTTCTGCACCGCTTTCGGGAAAGTATTCATCGTTTTTCCCCCAGACGACCAACAAGGGCGGTTGATTATCCCTAAGATATTTTTGCCATTTTGGATATAGTTTTAAGTTGTTTTGATAGTCGTACCATAAATCCAAATTGACTTTATGGGCATTGGGACGGCTCATTCTTAAATAATCCAAATGCCAAGTATCAGGATTTACATTTTCGGGATTTCGGGTTCCATGGGTGTAGTCCCACTTTAAACCATCCAGTGTAAAAGCAGGCAGTAATGCCTTTTCGGTACTATCATTCCTATCCGCCCAAAGGGCTTTAATCCCTTTCCATATTTCTCCTATACCTTCCTCATAGGCATTTCCATTTTGTGTAATGATGGCAGTGACTTTTTCCGGGTGTGCTGTAGCAATTCTAAATCCTATAGGGGCACCATAATCCTGCATCATTATGGCGTAAGAACCAATACCTTTCTTTTCTAAAAACGCATTCATCGTTAGCGAAATATTGTCAAAGGTGTACTCGTACTCTTCGGGAGAGGGGAAATCACTTAATCCAAATCCTGGGTAATCAGGTGCTATTAAATAAAATTTATCTGAAAGTTGATTCAACACTTTCCTGTATTGATGGGAAGAGGAAGGATAACCGTGCAATAATACCATCGCTGGATTTTCAGCATTTCCTGTTTCTCGATATGCGATGTTTACTCCATCCACATCTAATGTTTTATATTTTATTTGTTGCATTTCTTTTTCTTTTTTAATGAGCACTTTATTTTCTATAGTTGAATTCTCTTGACATCCATAAACTAACATCATTAGTAAAAAGCAAAATATACTTAAATTCTTCATAGGCGATTTGAGTTTCATATTTATTGGTTCACTTTTTTTCTACCACGTTCTTTAAGCCATGATTCATCAGTTCAAAACCTTGCCTAGTACTGTTTTCAAGTTTTTTACGGAATAAATTCACTAGAACCCCTCTAAATTTTTCACTATGGATAAAAATAGTTGTGCCGTTCCCGTTATCTATGAGTTCAAACTTATGTTCGCCATCAAAAACACCTTTGAATAATAACTTCCCCATCCAACGAAACTCTTTGTTTTGTTCAAATTCCAAAACGGTTGGCTTAAATGTCATACTTTTACCTTCTGGCGAGCTAATGCATACTGTAATTTGACTACCTACCTTAGGCTCCCCTTTAATACTTTTAATAAAAGGATTCCAATTGCTGTAATTATCAAAGTCTGTTAATACTGTCCAAACTTTATCAGGCGTGGAATTGATTATGATTTGTGTTTTGATATCCATTGCAACTAGTTAAGTTCTGAACTCAATATTTATTTCATCTAATTATAATTTGTTTCTTAAAGGACACTAACCTTCCCGTGACTAAGGAAATGGGATAGCCTGTCCCGTCTCGATAATTTTCGGGATCGTTTCGGGATAATCTCTCATACATTATAATCATCGCAGTATGATCCATACTTACGGGATCATGCTCGATTATATATATTTACACTTTAGTTTTAAAGGCTATTATTTGAATTTCCAATTAATTAGTAAACTTCAGCTTATTCAACATTTCATCTGTCACCTCATTGGAATAAATACTAAAGGAATTAATCAAAGTCCCTTTTAAATTATACTTCTCTGAGGTAACCGCATATAGTATAGCTGAATTATCGGGACTGGAGTCATCATCTTCAAACCTAAAGTAGTTGTCAATATTAAATTCATCATGAAATATTCTGTACATCCCATTTCTACATTCAATACAGTTTTGTTTTAGGTTAAAATCCTCTACATACCCTTCCTTTTTCAGGTCGGACAATGCTTCTATTAAATTATCGTATGATTTCATTTGAGTTTGTGCGTTTATTAGAGCTTGTCGTAACCTTTAAATTTTTTACTTACTACGCGTTTCCATTCTGGGAACCTCTTAATGTAAGCGAATACAAAAGGACAGAAAGGCAATAACTTTAGATTATGATTTTCGAGATAATGCAAGGTCTTTTCAACTACCGCACTTGCCGCCCCAGTCCCTTCTAATTCAGGGTCAGTTTCGGTGTGTACAAGAGCTATCTGACTCCCAAATTCACCATAATTGGTAAAGGCATATTTCCCGTCTATTTCTATTTCGAAACGTCTTTTACCTTCATTTTTTACCAGGGGAATTTCTACAAATATTGGCTTCATATGTTTTTTAAATGTAAAGTGAGTATTTCCTGCGATCTGAATCTTCTACTTTTAGCAAACATTTTGTCAATCAAAAATTCTCATTATTGACCATTCTACTGTAAGCTTGTCATAGTATAGTTTGCACCTTCTGGAGTGGGATCACCAAATTAATTGCAAGAGAAACGGGCAGAAAGTGAACAATCCCTATACTAATTAAGGGCAACACCATAACCACGTTCAGGATATGTGTTTGGTAGCAATGCCTGCCTAAGCCGACACTGCTTATGACGAAATTTTATTCTTTGAACAAAGCATCCCTCAATACAGCCGAGGCCTGACTCAACGCCTCCTGTACACCTGGAATGTGTGAAAGGGGATTCAGCATTCCATAATCGTGTATCATTCCTGTATACACTGTAACAGTGGTCGGCACCCCAGCTTCATCTAATTTGCGGCCGTAAGCAACGCCTTCATCATATAGGATGTCGTTTTCAGCAACCTGAATTAATGCTGGAGGCAATCCTGCTAACTCTTCTAAGGAAGCGTTGA from Algoriphagus sp. NG3 encodes the following:
- a CDS encoding phosphoribosylpyrophosphate synthetase produces the protein MKSYDNLIEALSDLKKEGYVEDFNLKQNCIECRNGMYRIFHDEFNIDNYFRFEDDDSSPDNSAILYAVTSEKYNLKGTLINSFSIYSNEVTDEMLNKLKFTN
- a CDS encoding GNAT family N-acetyltransferase, whose translation is MKPIFVEIPLVKNEGKRRFEIEIDGKYAFTNYGEFGSQIALVHTETDPELEGTGAASAVVEKTLHYLENHNLKLLPFCPFVFAYIKRFPEWKRVVSKKFKGYDKL